From Phragmites australis chromosome 5, lpPhrAust1.1, whole genome shotgun sequence, a single genomic window includes:
- the LOC133918934 gene encoding protein ROOT HAIR DEFECTIVE 3-like, whose protein sequence is MGDVCFSTQLIDGDGAFNVSGLDNFMKEVKLGECGLSYGVVSILGPQSSGKSTLLNNLFGTNFREMDAFKGRSQTTKGIWLAKAQNIEPCTLIMDLEGTDGRERGEDDTAFEKQSALFALAVSDIVLINMWCHDIGREQAANKPLLKTVFQVMMRLFSPRKTKLLFVIRDKSKTPLENLEPILREDIQKIWDAVPKPHAHKETPLSEFFNVEVVALSSYEEKEELFKEQVSHLRDRFQHSIAPGGLAGDRRGVVPASGFSFSSQQFWKVIKENKDLDLPAHKVMVATVRCEEIGNEKVANFTADEEWQQFEEAVQHDYVPGFGKKLSSLLDRCLSEYDMEAIYFDEGVRASKRQQLESKLLQLVNPAYQSVLAHLRTRTFEAFKESFDRALTKEGFAIAARDCTQTFLEKFDKGSEDAAIQLAKWDPSKVKDKLKRDIEAHVASVCAAKLSELCAKYEAQLTKALAEPVEALLDSASEDTWPAIRKLLQRETKAAVLGLESALSAFELDEATEKQLIAKLENHGRSVVESKSQEEAGRVLIRMKDRFSTLFSRDADSMPRVWTGKEDIKAITKTARSASMKLLSQLAAIRLEEDSDSIENTLSLALVDTVRPGTTDRSIQSFDSLASSSWERVPEEKTLITPVQCKSLWRQFKAETEYTVTQAIAAQEANKRNNNWLPPPWALAAMAILGFNEFMTLLRNPLYLAVIFVVFLVGKAFWVQLDIANEFQNGFLPAIVSLSTKFVPTIMNILKRLADEGQRPAAPERQREMELQPTNGSSYNNVTSAGSSSVTATENGPEHSSPVAKSK, encoded by the exons ATGGGGGATGTATGTTTTTCAACGCAGCTCATTGACGGAGATGGGGCCTTCAATGTTTCTGGATTGGATAATTTCATGAAGGAAGTTAAATTGGGTGAATGTGGGCTCTCATATGGTGTTGTGTCAATATTGGGCCCGCAAAGTAGTG GGAAGAGTACACTTTTGAATAATCTTTTTGGCACCAATTTTAGGGAGATGGATGCTTTTAAAGGAAG ATCGCAGACTACCAAAGGTATATGGTTGGCGAAGGCCCAAAACATTGAGCCATGCACCCTTATAATGGATTTGGAAGGAACtgatggaagagagagaggagag GATGACACGGCCTTTGAGAAGCAAAGTGCATTGTTTGCTTTGGCTGTTTCGGACATTGTGCTGATCAATAT GTGGTGTCATGACATTGGCAGAGAACAGGCTGCAAACAAGCCTCTTTTGAAGACCGTCTTCCAG GTCATGATGAGGTTGTTCAGTCCTCGAAAAACAAAGTTGTTATTTGTTATTCGTGACAAATCAAAG ACACCCCTGGAAAATCTTGAACCTATTCTAAGGGAAGATATTCAGAAG ATATGGGATGCTGTTCCTAAACCCCATGCGCATAAAGAAactccacttagtgaatttttcaat GTAGAAGTTGTGGCACTATCCAGTTATGAGGAAAAAGAAGAGTTATTCAAAGAGCAG GTTTCCCATTTAAGAGATAGGTTTCAGCATTCTATTGCTCCTGGTGGACTTGCTGGGGACCGTCGTGGTGTTGTCCCAGCTTCAGGTTTTTCTTTTAGTTCACAGCAGTTTTGGAAGGTCATTAAGGAGAACAAAGACCTTGATTTACCTGCTCATAAA GTTATGGTGGCTACGGTGCGTTGCGAGGAAATTGGTAATGAGAAAGTTGCCAATTTTACAGCTGATGAG GAATGGCAACAATTTGAGGAGGCCGTTCAGCATGACTATGTACCCGGGTTTGGGAAGAAGCTCAGCAGCCTTCTTGATAGATGTTTATCAGA GTATGACATGGAGGCTATTTATTTTGATGAAGGTGTCAGAGCCTCGAAAAGACAACAACTTGAGTCTAAACTCTTGCAG CTTGTTAATCCTGCCTACCAATCGGTCCTGGCTCATTTACGGACTAGAACTTTTGAAGCATTTAAGGAGTCCTTTGACAGGGCCCTAACAAAGGAGGGATTTGCTATTGCTGCTCGTGATTGTACTCAGACTTTCTTAGAGAAGTTTGATAAAGGATCTGAAG ACGCTGCTATTCAACTAGCGAAATGGGACCCCTCAAAAGTTAAGGATAAGCTTAAGCGTGACATTGAGGCACATGTGGCTTCAGTTTGTGCTGCAAAGTTATCAGAACTTTGTGCCAAATATGAG GCACAACTTACCAAAGCTCTGGCAGAACCTGTCGAAGCTCTGCTAGATTCAGCAAGTGAAGATACCTGGCCAGCTATTAGAAAGCTTCTTCAACGTGAGACAAAAGCTGCAGTTTTAGGTCTTGAATCTGCTCTTTCAGCTTTTGAACTCGATGAAGCAACTGAGAAACAACTGATTGCGAAACTGGAGAACCATGGGAGGAGTGTTGTTGAATCAAAGTCACAAGAAGAGGCAGGAAGGGTCTTGATTCGCATGAAGGACAG GTTCTCGACATTATTCAGTCGTGATGCTGACTCAATGCCAAGGGTGTGGACAGGAAAGGAGGACATAAAAGCAATTACTAAAACTGCCCGTTCAGCT TCCATGAAGTTGCTTTCTCAACTGGCTGCAATTCGGTTGGAGGAGGACAGTGACAGCATAGAAAACACTCTCTCCCTTGCTCTTGTTGACACTGTGAGACCTGGGACTACAGATAGAAGCATCCAATCTTTTGATTCCCTCGCCTCCAGCTCATGGGAAAGG GTTCCTGAGGAGAAAACTTTAATTACTCCTGTCCAGTGCAAATCTTTGTGGAGGCAATTTAAAGCTGAAACAGAATATACAGTCACTCAGGCCATAGCTGCTCAG GAAGCAAATAAGAGGAACAACAACTGGCTGCCACCTCCATGGGCACTTGCTGCTATGGCTATCCTTGGATTCAACGAGTTTATGACATTGCTGAG GAATCCATTGTACCTGGCTGTCATATTTGTTGTTTTCCTTGTTGGGAAGGCCTTTTGGGTACAATTAGACATTGCCAACGAATTTCAAAATGGATTT CTTCCAGCCATCGTCTCACTGTCCACCAAATTTGTTCCCACAATAATGAACATTTTGAAGAGATTAGCAGACGAGGGGCAAAGACCTGCAGCCCCGGAGAGGCAAAGAGAGATGGAACTCCAACCAACGAATGGTTCTTCATACAACAATGTGACATCGGCAGGGTCATCCAGCGTAACCGCCACAGAGAATGGACCCGAACATTCAAGCCCAGTGGCAAAATCAAAATGA